In Corylus avellana chromosome ca2, CavTom2PMs-1.0, the following proteins share a genomic window:
- the LOC132169486 gene encoding phospholipase A1-Igamma1, chloroplastic-like — translation MALSTMIYNHLPTTQYSTMTRISLVHAHQQALHDPPKTKPSNPTSRLAESLSHLLHLHLETPPRTELHQSIWDSFTEEKHSTPTTSPKEVIAHKWCEIHGSSDWDNLLDPLSPWLRREVVKYGEFAQATYDAFDFDSFSEYCGSCCYNRKNLFEKLGLTRNGYKVTNYIYAMSHIDMPQWLERSHLVNKWSKDSNWMGYVAVSDDEESRRIGRRDIVVAWRGTVAPSEWYEDMQRKLETFGKRDAKVEHGFHSLYTSKNESTRYNKTSASEQVMKEVTRLVELYRKKGEQVSLTITGHSLGGALALLNAHEAASTMPNLPVSVISFGAPRVGNVAFRDELQQLGVKTLRVVVKQDMVPRMPGLVFNEGLQKFDDITGTLEWVYTHVGAELKLDVRSSPYLKRGLDLAGFHSLETYLHLVDGFHSTSTTFRSDARRDVALVNKACDMLVDELRIPRCWYQLANKGLVCNAHGRWVKPKRDPEDIPSPTREESVHTFVDRMQTQDVLESVLCAV, via the coding sequence ATGGCTCTATCCACAATGATCTACAATCATCTCCCCACCACACAATATTCCACCATGACCAGGATTTCTCTAGTCCATGCCCATCAACAAGCTCTTCATGATcccccaaaaacaaaaccatcaaATCCGACTTCACGTCTTGCTGAATCGCTCTCACATCTCCTCCACCTCCATCTTGAAACCCCTCCTCGGACGGAGCTTCACCAATCCATTTGGGATTCGTTTACTGAAGAGAAACACTCCACTCCCACAACTTCTCCCAAGGAGGTGATAGCGCACAAGTGGTGTGAGATCCACGGTTCCTCGGATTGGGACAATCTTTTGGACCCTCTTTCTCCTTGGCTCCGACGAGAGGTTGTCAAATATGGAGAATTCGCACAAGCGACATACGAcgcttttgattttgattctttCTCCGAATATTGCGGGAGCTGCTGCTACAACCGTAAAAACTTGTTTGAGAAACTAGGCCTCACTAGAAATGGCTACAAAGTCACCAACTATATTTATGCCATGTCCCACATAGATATGCCTCAGTGGCTGGAGAGGTCACATTTGGTCAACAAGTGGAGCAAAGATTCCAACTGGATGGGCTATGTGGCGGTCAGCGATGATGAGGAGTCACGTAGGATCGGAAGGAGAGACATTGTGGTGGCGTGGCGTGGAACCGTGGCGCCCTCGGAGTGGTATGAGGATATGCAAAGGAAGTTAGAGACATTTGGGAAGAGGGATGCCAAAGTTGAACATGGGTTTCATAGTCTTTACACTAGTAAGAATGAATCTACTAGGTACAACAAAACAAGCGCCTCAGAGCAAGTGATGAAAGAAGTGACAAGGCTTGTTGAATTGTACAGGAAAAAAGGTGAACAAGTTAGTCTTACAATCACCGGTCATAGCTTGGGTGGCGCACTGGCTCTCCTCAATGCTCACGAAGCCGCATCAACCATGCCCAACCTTCCCGTCAGTGTGATTTCCTTCGGTGCGCCGAGGGTCGGCAACGTGGCTTTTCGCGATGAGCTTCAACAGCTGGGAGTTAAGACATTGAGGGTGGTGGTTAAGCAAGACATGGTCCCTCGAATGCCGGGACTTGTATTCAACGAGGGTTTACAAAAATTTGATGATATCACGGGGACATTAGAATGGGTATACACCCATGTTGGAGCTGAATTGAAGCTCGATGTTCGTTCATCGCCTTACCTCAAACGAGGATTGGATTTGGCAGGGTTCCATAGCCTCGAGACATACCTTCATCTTGTCGATGGGTTTCATAGTACTAGCACAACATTTAGGTCTGATGCGAGGAGGGATGTTGCCTTAGTGAACAAGGCATGTGACATGTTGGTTGATGAGCTTAGGATCCCACGTTGTTGGTATCAATTGGCCAACAAGGGATTAGTTTGTAATGCTCATGGAAGATGGGTGAAACCAAAGAGAGATCCTGAAGACATACCTTCACCTACTAGGGAGGAAAGTGTTCATACTTTTGTAGATAGAATGCAAACACAAGATGTACTTGAATCTGTACTATGTGCCGTATaa